One stretch of Nocardia mangyaensis DNA includes these proteins:
- a CDS encoding non-ribosomal peptide synthetase, with protein sequence MVIARPEASVDIDIRAEVAAILGISPRSLALDTDLISQGLDSLRMMRLAGQWRKRGRDIDFARLATAPTIAAWSQLLRSGDSPELHGRTHDAAPEFDIEQPFPLAPMQHAYWIGRSHSLTYGGVAAHLYVEFDGRELDPEQFRTAVAALVARHPMLRLRVLPDGRQIIGQQTDVFELSDLSSETPQAAIEILERRRSEGTHRALPVEDGEMLRVELTQLPAGGSRVHLDVDMIAADAMSYRVLVDDLARLYRGEELPELGVTFPELSAQRAGRTARAEDIAWWQHKIADLPGPPELPVNQDRADWDAATVRLHHVIDAGDRRRLEEHAHRRGVTPAAAVAAVFAEAVGAYSGTPRFLLTVPLFDRDMAHADVDKVVGDFTSSLVVDVDLRTPATLAERAAQLRAAMHEAAAHGSFDGLEVLRELGRRRGEPVVSPVVFTSALGLGELFSQAVTDVLGEPSWIVSQGPQVLLDAQVTEVSGGLLLNWDVRASDLDLRTAQAMFAYYVRLLDLLIAGEWDGPAPDPVPDDVRAQRRATERSLRPAEVFDGTLHGHFLAVADRRGDAPAVITDARTWTHVEAADEARCIAGALHAAGVRSGDTVIVDLPKSGDQIIAVLGVLTAGATYVPVAPTQPRVRRARIATVATPAAVLTDRPDRWAESPNQVLDLATARLAPAVEPVQVSPDALAYILFTSGSTGQPKAVEVPHRAAVATLTDLTGRYGLGAEDRSLLVSSLEFDLSVFDIFGLLAVGGAVVVPDADGDTKVDDWSRLLRDGAVTVLNCVPSILGMLLDLAPLPESLRVVIMGGDKVPVSLLDRVGQQLPGCRVAGLGGTTETAIHSTICAAADVPAGAAFVPYGVPLDGVRCRSVDRTGRDRPDLVPGELWIGGAGVADGYRGDPERTADRFVDYDGVRWYRTGDMVRYLPGGILDFLGRADQMVKIRGYRVELGEVEAGLLTLDAVTAAVAWSDGKELCAAVTAARSNGTAIREALTEVLPPHMIPRTVTVLDELPLTSNGKYDRRAIGALVTAVERVETVAPRTPLESALATVLGELLSTRPIGVTDDFIALGGDSVLATAFVAQVRQWLDVPRLTVSDIFRRRTLAALAERLVELEGARTTQVAEIFLEVAQLSDEQVRAEVGDGARTYHFQSRGIDVDRDLKSVHRWLNHPKSHYWGMLNSSLGDVEKLIHDAAADQDPRFGMRIGYFEGERQFLFELYNPLTSDLAAPGTGYVYEAGDVGMHLLVSSSERRLPGFTGAVMLHIMRTAFFEVGARRVVVEPDVRNTDVQRLNAAVGFRVAGDIPVSGKTARLSYCTRDDFARVTDNGRTVVAGEAES encoded by the coding sequence ATGGTGATTGCTCGTCCGGAAGCGAGTGTGGATATCGATATCCGGGCAGAGGTGGCAGCGATCCTGGGTATTTCACCGAGGTCTCTCGCGCTCGATACCGACCTGATCTCACAGGGTTTGGACTCGTTGCGCATGATGCGCCTGGCCGGCCAGTGGCGTAAGCGGGGAAGGGACATCGACTTCGCGCGGCTCGCCACGGCGCCGACGATCGCCGCGTGGTCGCAGCTCCTGCGGTCCGGCGACAGCCCGGAACTGCACGGCCGCACCCACGATGCCGCACCCGAGTTCGATATCGAGCAGCCCTTCCCCTTGGCGCCGATGCAGCACGCCTATTGGATAGGCCGCTCCCACAGCCTCACCTACGGTGGTGTGGCCGCACACCTCTACGTGGAGTTCGACGGCCGCGAGCTCGATCCCGAACAGTTCCGGACGGCCGTGGCAGCTCTGGTAGCGCGGCACCCGATGCTGCGGCTGCGGGTGCTGCCCGACGGCCGGCAGATCATCGGGCAGCAGACGGACGTATTCGAGCTGTCCGACCTGTCGTCGGAAACCCCGCAGGCGGCCATCGAGATCCTGGAACGCCGCCGGAGCGAGGGTACGCACCGCGCGCTGCCGGTCGAGGACGGCGAGATGCTGCGCGTGGAACTGACCCAGCTTCCCGCGGGCGGCTCGCGGGTGCACCTGGATGTGGACATGATTGCCGCCGATGCCATGAGTTATCGGGTGCTCGTCGACGATCTGGCCCGGCTCTACCGGGGCGAGGAGCTGCCGGAGCTGGGCGTGACCTTCCCGGAGCTGTCGGCACAGCGCGCCGGGCGTACCGCCCGCGCCGAGGACATCGCCTGGTGGCAGCACAAGATCGCCGACCTGCCGGGCCCGCCGGAACTCCCGGTGAACCAGGACCGAGCCGACTGGGATGCCGCCACAGTGCGGCTACATCACGTCATCGACGCCGGGGACCGGCGCCGTCTCGAGGAACACGCGCATCGTCGTGGAGTGACACCGGCAGCCGCAGTAGCTGCCGTTTTCGCGGAGGCCGTCGGCGCGTACTCGGGCACCCCGCGTTTCCTGCTCACCGTCCCGCTGTTCGACCGGGACATGGCGCACGCCGATGTCGACAAAGTGGTCGGCGACTTCACTTCCTCGCTCGTGGTCGATGTCGACCTGCGCACGCCCGCGACCCTGGCCGAGCGAGCCGCGCAGCTGCGTGCCGCGATGCACGAGGCCGCTGCGCACGGCAGCTTCGATGGCCTGGAGGTGTTGCGCGAACTCGGTCGCCGGCGCGGCGAACCCGTGGTGTCGCCGGTGGTTTTCACCAGCGCACTGGGACTCGGCGAACTCTTCTCGCAAGCGGTCACCGACGTGCTCGGTGAGCCGTCCTGGATCGTCTCCCAGGGACCGCAAGTACTACTGGATGCCCAGGTCACCGAGGTTTCGGGCGGACTGCTGCTGAACTGGGACGTACGTGCCTCCGATCTCGACCTGCGGACCGCGCAAGCGATGTTCGCTTACTACGTGCGCCTGCTGGACCTGCTGATCGCGGGGGAGTGGGACGGCCCCGCACCCGACCCGGTACCGGACGACGTGCGGGCCCAGCGGCGGGCGACCGAGCGCTCGCTACGCCCGGCCGAGGTCTTCGACGGCACACTGCACGGGCATTTCCTGGCCGTGGCCGACCGCCGTGGGGACGCTCCCGCCGTCATCACCGATGCCCGGACATGGACGCATGTCGAGGCCGCCGATGAGGCGCGGTGCATCGCGGGCGCCCTGCACGCCGCGGGAGTGCGGTCCGGCGACACCGTGATCGTCGACCTGCCCAAGAGCGGTGACCAGATCATCGCCGTGCTCGGTGTGCTGACCGCCGGTGCCACCTACGTGCCAGTGGCGCCCACCCAGCCGCGGGTGCGCAGGGCACGGATCGCCACGGTCGCGACCCCCGCCGCCGTCCTCACCGATCGGCCCGACCGCTGGGCGGAATCGCCGAACCAGGTTCTCGACCTGGCGACGGCGCGTCTCGCCCCGGCTGTCGAACCGGTGCAGGTCTCGCCGGACGCGCTCGCCTACATCCTGTTCACCTCGGGTTCGACAGGACAGCCCAAGGCGGTCGAGGTGCCCCATCGCGCCGCGGTCGCCACCCTCACCGACCTGACCGGGCGATACGGTCTCGGTGCCGAGGACCGCAGTCTTCTGGTCTCGTCGCTGGAGTTCGATCTCTCCGTCTTCGACATCTTCGGGTTGCTCGCCGTGGGCGGCGCTGTGGTGGTCCCCGATGCCGACGGCGACACCAAGGTCGACGATTGGTCCCGGCTGCTGCGCGACGGCGCGGTCACCGTGCTCAACTGTGTGCCCTCGATCCTGGGCATGCTGCTGGACCTCGCGCCGCTGCCGGAGTCGCTGCGGGTGGTGATCATGGGTGGCGACAAGGTCCCCGTCTCCTTGCTCGACCGTGTTGGGCAACAGTTGCCGGGTTGCCGGGTTGCCGGTCTCGGCGGTACCACCGAGACCGCGATCCACTCGACCATCTGTGCGGCCGCCGATGTGCCCGCGGGCGCTGCCTTCGTGCCCTATGGAGTCCCGCTGGACGGTGTGCGGTGCCGGTCGGTCGATCGGACCGGCCGGGACCGGCCCGATCTGGTCCCCGGTGAGCTGTGGATCGGCGGTGCGGGCGTGGCCGATGGATACCGGGGTGACCCGGAGCGCACCGCGGACCGATTCGTGGACTACGACGGCGTCCGCTGGTACCGCACCGGAGATATGGTTCGCTACCTGCCCGGCGGCATCCTCGACTTCCTCGGCCGGGCCGACCAGATGGTCAAGATCCGCGGCTATCGGGTGGAACTCGGCGAGGTCGAGGCCGGCCTGCTCACCCTCGACGCCGTCACCGCCGCAGTGGCCTGGTCCGATGGCAAAGAACTGTGCGCGGCCGTGACCGCGGCAAGGTCGAACGGTACGGCGATCCGCGAAGCGCTCACCGAAGTGTTACCGCCGCATATGATTCCGCGGACCGTCACCGTGCTCGACGAGCTGCCGCTGACCTCGAACGGCAAATACGATCGCCGTGCGATCGGCGCCCTGGTCACGGCCGTCGAACGGGTGGAAACCGTTGCTCCCCGCACTCCGCTGGAGAGCGCGCTGGCCACCGTGCTCGGCGAGCTGCTGAGTACCCGTCCGATCGGGGTCACCGACGATTTCATCGCTCTCGGTGGCGATTCCGTGCTGGCCACCGCATTCGTCGCACAGGTACGCCAGTGGCTGGACGTGCCGCGCCTGACGGTGTCGGACATCTTCCGGCGTCGCACCCTGGCGGCGCTGGCCGAACGCCTGGTCGAACTGGAAGGCGCGCGGACCACACAGGTCGCCGAGATCTTCCTCGAGGTGGCGCAACTGTCCGACGAGCAGGTCAGGGCTGAGGTCGGTGACGGGGCCAGGACCTATCACTTCCAATCCCGCGGAATCGATGTGGACCGCGATCTGAAATCCGTACACCGATGGCTCAACCACCCCAAGTCCCACTACTGGGGCATGCTGAACAGCTCGCTCGGCGATGTGGAGAAGCTGATCCACGATGCCGCCGCCGATCAGGATCCGCGCTTCGGTATGCGCATCGGGTATTTCGAGGGTGAACGCCAGTTCCTCTTCGAGTTGTACAACCCACTGACCAGCGATCTGGCTGCGCCGGGCACGGGTTACGTGTACGAAGCCGGTGATGTCGGCATGCATCTGCTGGTCTCCAGCAGTGAGCGGCGCCTGCCCGGCTTCACCGGTGCGGTCATGTTGCACATCATGCGCACCGCCTTCTTCGAGGTCGGCGCCCGTCGCGTGGTGGTCGAACCCGATGTGCGCAACACCGACGTGCAGCGGCTCAATGCCGCCGTCGGTTTCCGGGTGGCCGGTGACATCCCGGTCTCGGGCAAGACGGCCCGGCTCAGCTACTGCACCCGAGACGATTTCGCCCGGGTGACCGACAACGGCCGCACTGTGGTGGCCGGAGAGGCCGAGTCGTGA
- a CDS encoding ABC transporter ATP-binding protein: MIRTMLSLLPAEQRRRTTGYLGLLLVSVVLRAIAVVLVVPLVTELFGDTPADAWPWVGVLTLAVAAGWAVDTITSRIGFDLGFHLLDNAQRSVSAQVARIPLRWFTEDNSAITRRAIATTGPDLVGLVGYLMTPLIQAVALPVAIAVALVPVAWQLGLVALLALPLMLGSLWLTNLLTRRATVVSREANSVLTERILEFARTQAALRAARRAEPARNETGAALSAQHGATTRLLLLNVPGQVLFGLASQIALLAMAGTVAWLAVAGTIGVPEAVALIVVVVRFLEPFAAFGDLATALETSRGALRDIGTVVEAPEPKRNSAAVCDAEEPASVALRTVSFAYGAEPVVDGVDVEFEAGRVTAVVGPSGSGKSTLLALISGLEAPTSGSVTIAGVDRGALDTADRSAVASMVFQQPYLFAGTIRENVLAGAPDADPDQFAQALRLARVDEFAQRLPDGLDTLVGEAGTALSGGERQRVSIARALLKPSSVLLVDEGTSALDAENEAAVVAAITGDPQQRTRVVVTHRLATIVGADRVLFLDEGRIVEDGTVDELRAANGRFAEFWAQQHEVAGWRISADPAPVGSF, translated from the coding sequence ATGATCCGCACCATGCTGAGTCTGTTGCCGGCCGAGCAGCGCCGCCGGACCACCGGCTATCTCGGCCTCCTGCTCGTTTCGGTGGTCCTGCGAGCGATCGCCGTGGTCCTGGTGGTGCCACTGGTCACGGAACTGTTCGGGGACACCCCGGCCGACGCGTGGCCGTGGGTAGGGGTATTGACCCTCGCCGTCGCCGCCGGCTGGGCTGTGGACACGATCACCTCGCGGATCGGTTTCGATCTGGGTTTCCACCTGCTCGACAACGCCCAGCGGTCGGTATCGGCGCAGGTGGCGCGAATTCCACTGCGCTGGTTCACGGAGGACAACTCGGCCATCACGCGGCGCGCGATCGCCACCACCGGCCCGGACCTCGTGGGTCTGGTGGGGTACCTGATGACGCCGCTGATCCAAGCCGTCGCGCTGCCGGTCGCGATCGCCGTCGCGCTGGTGCCGGTCGCATGGCAGTTGGGCCTGGTCGCGCTGCTCGCCTTGCCGTTGATGCTGGGCTCACTGTGGCTGACCAACCTGCTCACCCGGCGTGCGACCGTGGTGTCCAGGGAAGCCAACAGCGTGCTCACCGAGCGCATTCTCGAGTTCGCGCGTACTCAGGCCGCATTGCGCGCGGCGCGGCGCGCTGAGCCGGCCCGCAATGAGACCGGTGCGGCGCTGTCCGCCCAGCACGGCGCGACGACTCGGCTGCTGTTGTTGAATGTCCCGGGGCAGGTGCTGTTCGGTCTGGCGAGCCAGATCGCGCTCCTGGCGATGGCGGGAACCGTCGCATGGCTCGCCGTGGCGGGCACCATCGGGGTTCCCGAGGCCGTTGCGCTGATCGTGGTGGTGGTGCGGTTCCTCGAGCCGTTCGCCGCGTTCGGTGATCTCGCGACGGCGCTGGAAACCAGTCGTGGTGCGCTGCGCGACATCGGCACTGTCGTCGAGGCGCCCGAACCGAAGCGGAACAGCGCGGCGGTGTGTGATGCCGAGGAGCCCGCCTCGGTGGCGTTGCGCACGGTGTCTTTCGCGTATGGCGCCGAGCCGGTGGTCGATGGTGTCGATGTCGAGTTCGAGGCAGGCCGGGTCACGGCGGTGGTCGGACCGTCGGGGTCCGGCAAGAGCACGCTGCTCGCACTGATCTCGGGCTTGGAAGCGCCTACGTCCGGCAGCGTCACCATTGCCGGTGTGGACCGCGGTGCTCTCGATACCGCGGACCGTTCGGCAGTGGCCAGCATGGTGTTCCAGCAACCGTATCTGTTCGCCGGCACCATCCGGGAGAACGTCCTGGCGGGCGCCCCGGACGCCGATCCGGACCAGTTCGCACAGGCTCTGCGCCTGGCACGGGTCGACGAGTTCGCGCAGCGGCTGCCGGACGGGCTCGACACCCTGGTCGGAGAAGCGGGGACCGCGTTGTCGGGTGGTGAACGTCAGCGGGTGTCGATTGCGCGGGCACTGCTGAAGCCGTCTTCGGTGTTGCTCGTGGACGAGGGCACCAGTGCGCTCGACGCGGAGAACGAGGCCGCGGTGGTTGCCGCCATCACCGGCGATCCGCAGCAGCGCACGCGCGTGGTGGTGACGCATCGGCTCGCCACCATCGTGGGCGCGGACCGGGTGCTGTTCCTGGATGAGGGCCGGATCGTGGAGGACGGCACGGTCGACGAATTGCGCGCTGCCAATGGTCGTTTCGCCGAATTCTGGGCGCAGCAACACGAGGTCGCCGGGTGGCGGATCAGTGCAGACCCCGCGCCCGTGGGTTCGTTCTGA
- a CDS encoding IucA/IucC family protein → MSTDVRGAVEAPVPARSYRQVYNTRLAKKILAEFCHERFVRPTELSPGEYVVYSDGRETEYRFRAEVLSLDSWCIDAASLRRIRRGEELRIDSIDLVVDLSGSLGIPLEALPEYLEELTNTASISMNRPDTRRIPAADLAVADFQTIEKTMTEGHPCLVANAGRLGFSADDVERFAPEAGGRFALAWVAVLRANTDFAAMSGIDYAGLVRDELGADTLARFDRMLIGQGLDPASYYYMPVHPWQWAARIARIYAADIAEGRIVPLGEGPDRYQPQQSIRTLFNVSVPARHYVKTALSIVNMGFTRGMSADYMRTTPLINDWVRERLHGDRYLASIGFEMIYEVAAIGYRNTTLTAITQPGSEYRKLLSALWRESPVSRVAEHEQLTTMAALLHIDHDGIPLVKVFIQKSGIPAQEWLARYLRAYLHPIIYLLYRYEFKFSPHGENLILVLDGGVPVRAILKDIGEEICIFGAPDDVPEDCRRAVAEEADEIRNLGVLSDVFDDFLRHLALLLHESGLITDSDFWATVAHSVTEFQDRHPDLADRFEKWDLFAPTFPAIHLNRLQLSNNRRMVNLGDSYSTLVDTEHALVNPIARHRSTTVAASGEGVHAA, encoded by the coding sequence GTGAGTACCGATGTCCGGGGAGCCGTCGAGGCACCTGTTCCTGCTCGCTCGTACCGGCAGGTGTACAACACCCGGCTCGCCAAGAAGATACTGGCCGAGTTCTGCCATGAACGGTTCGTGCGGCCCACCGAGCTGTCTCCGGGCGAGTATGTGGTCTATTCCGACGGTCGCGAGACCGAATACCGGTTCCGCGCCGAGGTTCTGTCACTCGACAGCTGGTGTATCGACGCGGCGTCGCTGCGCCGGATCCGTCGAGGCGAGGAACTCCGAATCGACTCGATCGACCTCGTCGTCGATCTGAGCGGCAGCCTCGGCATCCCGCTCGAGGCCCTACCGGAATACCTCGAGGAGCTCACCAATACTGCCTCGATCAGTATGAATCGGCCCGACACGCGCCGGATCCCGGCGGCAGATCTGGCGGTCGCGGATTTCCAGACCATCGAGAAGACGATGACCGAGGGCCACCCGTGCCTCGTCGCCAACGCCGGCCGGCTCGGATTCAGTGCCGACGATGTCGAGCGGTTCGCCCCGGAGGCGGGCGGTCGTTTCGCGCTGGCCTGGGTCGCGGTGCTGCGGGCGAACACCGATTTCGCCGCGATGTCGGGTATCGACTACGCCGGCCTGGTGCGCGACGAACTCGGTGCCGACACCCTGGCCCGATTCGATCGCATGCTCATTGGGCAGGGGCTCGACCCGGCGTCCTATTACTACATGCCGGTACATCCGTGGCAGTGGGCGGCGAGAATCGCCCGGATCTACGCGGCCGATATAGCGGAAGGCCGGATTGTGCCGCTGGGTGAGGGACCGGATCGGTACCAGCCGCAGCAGTCCATCCGGACCCTGTTCAATGTGTCGGTTCCGGCGCGCCACTATGTGAAAACGGCTCTGTCCATCGTCAACATGGGCTTCACCCGGGGGATGTCCGCCGACTACATGCGCACCACCCCGCTGATCAACGACTGGGTCCGCGAGCGGCTGCACGGCGACCGGTATCTGGCCTCGATCGGTTTCGAGATGATCTACGAGGTCGCCGCCATCGGCTATCGCAACACCACGCTCACCGCGATCACCCAGCCAGGTTCGGAGTACCGCAAGCTGCTGAGCGCGCTGTGGCGCGAAAGCCCCGTTTCCCGGGTCGCCGAACACGAGCAGCTGACCACCATGGCAGCTCTGCTGCATATCGACCACGACGGTATTCCACTGGTCAAGGTCTTCATTCAGAAATCGGGGATTCCCGCGCAGGAGTGGCTGGCCCGGTATCTGCGGGCCTATCTGCACCCGATCATCTACCTCCTCTATCGCTACGAGTTCAAGTTTTCTCCGCACGGCGAGAACCTGATCCTCGTACTCGACGGCGGGGTACCGGTACGCGCGATCCTCAAGGACATCGGTGAAGAGATCTGCATATTCGGTGCTCCCGACGATGTTCCGGAGGACTGCCGTCGTGCGGTAGCCGAGGAAGCCGACGAGATCCGCAATCTGGGTGTGCTCTCGGATGTCTTCGACGATTTCCTGCGCCACCTCGCGCTGCTGCTGCACGAGAGCGGGCTGATCACCGACAGCGACTTCTGGGCCACCGTCGCGCACAGCGTCACCGAATTCCAGGACCGGCATCCGGATCTGGCCGACCGCTTCGAGAAATGGGATCTGTTCGCGCCCACCTTCCCGGCCATTCATCTGAATCGCCTGCAGCTGTCCAACAACCGGCGCATGGTGAACCTCGGCGACTCGTATTCGACACTGGTGGACACCGAGCACGCGCTGGTGAACCCCATTGCCCGGCACCGCTCCACGACCGTGGCGGCCTCCGGTGAGGGGGTGCACGCCGCGTGA
- a CDS encoding penicillin acylase family protein — MSTADNGRPPLEIIRDPRGIPHITGDSAEAALFGQGYACGIDRAWQLEFLRLRAEGRTAEVFGADTIEWDAFARRSGMDRAARRIYQNSSARSRSLLAAYTEGVNSTLDAADTPELTELAHRPAPWQPWTPVAVFLMHHILFGRFLTKLWRLHAVRALGRDALTLFDCEGVDPAGDTVPEYPDDAFLTELLANFPAGPERSASATRSFGDALSGSNAWGVAGTRTASGAPLIAGDPHRFLELPGIYQQVHLAAPEFDLVGFAFAGVPGTPHFAHAGTVAWGITNGMADYQDLYLERLTRAGADVLADTATGRRPAETRTERILVRDGDPVEIEIITTGNGAVVFGGPDASFAVSLRTPMLTDPETTFDAALDVLFAQNTADVERALTQWVEPVNRIVIADAAGRLIHHVTGKFPRRAPENYWLPVPGWDERYQWRGYVTESVRDKQFDAMVTGYSVIANQRIPETIPLQPTTTETVPPHRADRIDALLANGPAMTVADCARVHGDVHNSAADALLRLLPHLTGLGAGADRLCGRLLEWDRRMHAASTDAYLFAEVRAHLVRAIAADPALSGLAAPHGFGATFTPWFVAQTRIAAALESVVAGAAALGVDISRLVTGALETVAENADAQAELPTWGSVHVLAPIHGWDLVGATPKHPEVARQLRPQPQPLGGDAECVMANGSAVGFSHACGVGSAARYVWDLADRDASRWIVPLGVSGDPRSPWFEDQAPLWARGELIDIVSDWTTLRDTAVRRDEFTRIAGTLRLEHAATAAAEQSPIGPKQEVK, encoded by the coding sequence GTGAGCACCGCAGACAACGGCAGACCCCCTCTGGAGATCATCCGGGACCCGCGGGGCATCCCGCACATCACCGGGGACTCGGCCGAGGCCGCACTGTTCGGCCAGGGATACGCGTGCGGGATCGACCGCGCCTGGCAGCTCGAATTCCTGCGGCTGCGTGCCGAAGGACGCACCGCGGAGGTTTTCGGGGCGGACACCATCGAATGGGACGCCTTTGCCCGTCGCTCCGGAATGGATCGCGCCGCGCGCAGGATCTACCAGAACTCCTCGGCGCGCTCCCGCTCCCTGCTCGCGGCCTACACCGAGGGCGTCAACAGCACTCTCGATGCGGCCGATACCCCGGAGCTGACCGAGCTCGCGCACCGGCCTGCACCCTGGCAGCCGTGGACACCGGTCGCGGTATTCCTCATGCACCACATCCTGTTCGGCCGTTTTCTCACCAAGCTGTGGCGACTGCATGCGGTGCGCGCGCTCGGCCGCGACGCGTTGACATTGTTCGATTGCGAGGGTGTCGATCCGGCGGGAGACACGGTGCCCGAGTATCCGGACGACGCGTTCCTCACCGAACTGCTGGCGAATTTCCCCGCCGGGCCCGAGCGGAGCGCCTCGGCGACACGGTCGTTCGGTGACGCCTTGTCCGGTAGCAATGCCTGGGGCGTCGCCGGTACCCGCACCGCGAGCGGTGCACCGTTGATCGCGGGCGACCCGCACCGGTTCCTGGAGCTACCGGGCATCTACCAGCAGGTCCATCTGGCGGCACCGGAATTCGACCTTGTCGGCTTCGCCTTCGCCGGGGTACCCGGCACGCCGCATTTCGCCCACGCGGGCACCGTGGCCTGGGGCATCACCAATGGGATGGCCGACTACCAGGATCTGTATCTCGAACGTCTCACCCGGGCCGGAGCCGACGTGCTCGCGGACACCGCCACCGGCCGACGTCCGGCCGAGACCAGAACCGAGCGGATTCTCGTGCGCGATGGCGACCCGGTCGAGATCGAGATCATCACCACGGGCAACGGCGCTGTCGTATTCGGCGGTCCGGACGCCTCCTTCGCGGTGAGCCTGCGCACGCCCATGCTCACCGATCCCGAGACAACGTTCGACGCCGCACTGGATGTGCTGTTCGCCCAGAACACCGCCGACGTGGAACGAGCCCTGACCCAGTGGGTCGAGCCCGTCAACCGGATCGTCATCGCCGACGCCGCCGGGCGGCTCATCCACCACGTCACCGGAAAGTTCCCGCGGCGAGCCCCGGAGAACTACTGGCTGCCGGTGCCCGGCTGGGACGAGCGATATCAGTGGCGTGGCTACGTCACCGAATCGGTACGCGACAAGCAATTCGACGCCATGGTGACCGGCTATTCGGTGATCGCCAACCAGCGCATCCCGGAGACGATTCCGCTGCAGCCGACCACCACCGAGACCGTGCCACCCCATCGAGCCGACCGTATCGATGCTCTCCTCGCGAACGGACCGGCCATGACGGTGGCCGATTGCGCCCGCGTCCATGGCGATGTGCACAACAGCGCAGCCGATGCATTGTTGCGCCTGCTGCCGCATCTGACCGGGCTGGGTGCGGGCGCCGACCGGCTCTGTGGCCGGCTGCTGGAATGGGACCGCCGGATGCACGCCGCCAGTACCGATGCGTATCTGTTCGCCGAAGTGCGAGCTCATCTGGTCCGGGCGATCGCGGCCGACCCCGCGCTGTCCGGGCTCGCCGCACCACACGGCTTCGGTGCTACCTTCACCCCGTGGTTCGTGGCCCAGACCCGGATCGCGGCCGCACTGGAATCGGTGGTCGCCGGTGCCGCGGCGCTGGGCGTGGACATCTCCCGGCTGGTCACCGGCGCACTCGAAACGGTCGCGGAAAACGCCGACGCCCAAGCGGAGCTTCCGACGTGGGGCAGTGTGCATGTACTCGCTCCGATCCACGGGTGGGACCTCGTCGGTGCGACACCGAAGCACCCCGAGGTCGCGCGGCAGCTCCGCCCACAGCCGCAACCGCTGGGCGGGGATGCCGAGTGTGTCATGGCCAATGGCAGTGCGGTGGGCTTCTCGCATGCCTGCGGTGTCGGATCGGCCGCTCGCTATGTGTGGGACCTGGCCGACCGTGACGCGAGCCGATGGATCGTGCCGCTGGGCGTGAGCGGTGATCCACGTTCCCCCTGGTTCGAGGATCAGGCGCCGCTCTGGGCACGGGGTGAGCTGATCGACATCGTCAGCGACTGGACGACACTGCGCGACACCGCGGTGCGGCGCGACGAATTCACCCGGATCGCCGGGACGTTGCGGCTCGAACACGCAGCGACCGCAGCAGCTGAGCAGTCCCCGATCGGCCCGAAGCAGGAAGTAAAATGA